A stretch of DNA from Methanoplanus endosymbiosus:
GCCTTGTGTCTCCAATTCTTGCGAATATGACACTCGATGGAATTGAACATATTCTTGATGAACAATTCCAAAATATGAAAGTTCACTTTATTCGCTATGCAGATGACTTTCTGGTCACTGCACCTACAGAGGAAATCGCAAAAGAAGCAAAGGAGATAATAAAAGAATTCCTCGCAATAAGAGGCCTGGAATTATCGGAAGAGAAAACGTTGATTACTCATATCAACAATGGCTTTGACTTTTTGGGGTACAATTTCCGGAAATATAAAGGAAAACTCCTCATTAAACCATCGGAGAAATCAATCAAGTCAATTACTGATAAAATTAGGACTAAAGTTAAAAAAGCCCGAGCATGGTCTCAGGAGGAATTGATAAAGGTATTAAATCCAACCATACGAGGTTGGGTAAATTATCATCGTCATAATGCAGCCAAGGAAACTTTCCAGAAATTAGATCACTATCTCTGGACAGTAACCTGGAAATGGGGTAAACGTCGACACACTAACAAAGGTCGCAAATGGGTAGCAAGTAAATATTGGCATGTGGAAGGCAAAAGAAAATGGGTTTTCAAAACAGAAGAGAATACGTTAATACAATTCTCGGAAGCTCCCATCCGTAGACATTCTTGCCCAAAGCTTAATGCTAATCCCTATCTTGACAGGAAATATTTCCTCGAAAGAAAGGAGAGAATGAGAAGACAAACGCCATGGATCCAAACTAAATTATCTTATTTTGCACTGCCGCCCGCTAACGGGTAATGGAATGCGTGAGCCGTATGCGGTGAAAGCTGCAAGTACTGGTTCTTGGAAGGGGGGGAGGTGGTAACACTTCCTCCCTATTCGACATCTACTGTTCAATGCTGGCGGACTTACTGTTCAGGGTCAGACGGAACTGGTGTCCAAATGAAACGGAATAGTGTGACAGGAAGTTGAAAGTCTGGATTGCGTAATGCTGCCCGATTTGTTCCGGGTATCTCTAATGAGACATGCGGCACAGTACCAGACACTGTGCGGTGTGAAGCTCTCATGACAACGTGGAAAACTCCGAAACCCTATTCGGACAATCTGCTAGAGAAATGGTATCATGGTGAAGGAAACTGAATCGTTGGTAGAGAGGTCGTTAATCATAACATGCGAAACAGGGTGAAACGCTTGACCAAAATGGTATTGCATCAGGTTATATCGGCCTATTCCACGGTATAGCGAACAAACAGATAATGCACGGTCTAAAGACGACACCTAAAATACCTATAATTATCCGGCTTTCAGAACCTGGTAAACCTGATGGGCTCCTTCATGTGAAGGTAGGAATCTGGTCCGTATGCCTAGCAGGCAGAGGAACCTGGCAAATAGCCAAAGCCATGTTGTAACGACGTGGATAGGGAATATTTCCCAACCCGAAAGGGTGCTGACTTGCCAGATGGTGTACCGAAGCGAGAAAGTATGAAATTTTGTAAATGTAGGTGAACCAGAGATGTATAATAACACGGAGCTTACACTTGAGTTAGTAAAATTAAGCGAAGTCAAACAGTTTGATCAATATATTTATATAACATAACTATTTTGTATGTTGACTTTTCAACAAGGGGAAATCCTATTTCCGCACGAGATATCCAACATTGTGATGTTGATATCATTAATTTTCTGAAGAAAAATGGATATGAAAAAGAGTTTTTAAATGGTAATCGGAGTGTATTTCACCATGCCCCAATTTACATGAATGGGCTAATCATTTTACCACGTGGTTCCAACATGAGTAAAATGTCTGAAAATCTTCTGGAATGTGGAACTGCACGTGATCTGAGTCATTTTATCTCAAAATCTCCATGGTCAGCTGAAAGGGTTATGAGACTAAATCGCATTAATGCTGTTAAACTTCTTGGACCTGGTGGTTCTTTGATAATTGATGAATCCGGCCAACAGAAATACGGGAAACATGCAGTAGCTACCTCAAAGCAGTACCTTGGAACAGTTGGACGAACCTGCAATGCACAGGTTGAGGTCTTTGGTTCCTACTGTGTTGGCCAAAACTCGGCCATTATTGATTTTCAGGTTTTCTTCACAGAGAGTTGGGTAAACAATACAGAAAGAAGTCTTAATTCTGGAACTCCACTTGAACTGCTCGAACATAGGACAAAACCAGACTTAGCATTAGATATCGTTGACCGGGCAATTTCTGATAAGATACCCTTCACTTACGTTCAGGCAGATGCATTGTACGGAAATGATTCAAAATTCCTTGGTGGTCTTGAAGAACGTGGTTTGACATTTATTTGCGACATAGCAAGTGATACGCAGGTTTATATTACCAAACCAGAGCTGGAATTACCAAAAAGAAAAGGAAATGTAGGGAGATTTCCTTCAAAACTTAAAGTGAAGAACACTTCACAAACTAAAGTTAAATGGTTGTCAGAAATCCAAAAAAACTGGAAAACTGTCGATATAAGATTGACTGACAGAGGTATAAAAAATGTCGAATGTGCGGAACTAATTGTATGGCGTCGGCATAATGATCTGCCCGTTGAAAAACCAGTAAAACTCATTATGATTCGCGATCTGAAAGAAGATTTCCTGAGATTTGCAGTTTCAAATAGTCTGGAATTTGACTTGGAATATCTTGTGAAGGCACAGGCAAAGCGCTACTGGATTGAAAGAAATTTTGAAGATGTAAAAGGTCTGTGTGACTTGGATAGCTTCAGAGGGAGAAGTTGGACATCCTTAAATCATCACATTGCTCTTTGTGTAACTGCTCATTTGTTTTTGTTGCATTTGAAGGAATATTTCCGGAAAAAATCGAAGATACTCTCACTAAATCAGATTGTGGCAATAGTAAGATTGCATAAACCACTAAAAGTTTTTACAACACAGGAACTTGCTGATTTGATAAATAGAACCAATTTGATACGTGCAAAAATGAGAGATCGAAGAATTATGAAGTTTATTCGGAAACGCTATGAAAAAGAGAATCACTGGTCAACTAATATTCTGGAGTTCCGAACAAAGGGCTAAATTTTAGTCAACGCATCATCAGAGTTGAGCCTTTGCTTACCGTGAGGTTTAGAACTTAGATTAATATTGGTCAATTATATTTCAGTCAATTGAATATAATTTTTGTAAAATAATGGTGTGGTTGCCCAAAACTGAATTTGTGACCGAAACTTGAGTTCCTAATATCGCAAATGTGGCGATTTTCACTAAAAAAGTATGCGCACTTTTGCAGTTTTACCAACACAAGTTACAGACTCAGAACTTGATAAATTGTGGCAATCTATTGATTGGGCACAAGTCGAGAAGACAGTTAGCAACCTTCAAACCCGAATCGCAAGAGCAGCGCTAAATAACAGATGGCATGAAGTCAATAAACTCATTCGTTTAATTACCCGGTCATATCATGCTAAATTATTAGCTGTAAGGCAGGTTACTACGAGTAAAGGGAAGAAAACCCCTGGAGTTGATGGAATTGTATGGATAAGTAATGCAGACAAGATGAGAGAAGTCCCCAGCCTTAATGCAAGGAGATATCGCACTCTGCCACTCAGAAGGATCAATATCCCAAAGAAGAATGGCAAGCTACGACCATTAAGTATTCCTACATTTAGAGACCGGGCAATGCAGGCACTATTTGCCTTCGCCCTGGCCCCTGTTGAATATGCTACCGGTGACCGCTCATCGTTTGGTTTCAGGAAATACCGAAGTACAAAAGATGCATGTCAACAAGCCTTCAACTGTTTGGGTAACAAAAACTCGGCACAATGGGTACTTGAAGCTGACATCAAATCATGTTTTGATATGATCTCCCATGATTGGCTACTCACTCACATTCCTATGAAAACAAGTATTCTAAAACAATTTCTGAAGGCTGGATTCATGGAAGGAGACCGATTGTTCCCGACAATCGCAGGAACACCGCAAGGTGGTGTGATCTCTCCAATACTGGCCAATATGGTGTTAAATGGGTTTGAGAACCTACTTGGAAAAAGATTCTGCTCCAACAAAAAGGGAACTATCAGCAAAAACTACAACAAGCATAAGGTCAATTTCATAAGATATGCTGACGATGTAGTAATCACCGCAGACTCTGAAGAAACTGCTGAAGAAATCAAAGAGATACTTTCCGGATTTCTAAGTGAGCGTGGTTTGCAGTTGTCCGAAGAAAAAACCCGAATCACCCACATCTCAGAAGGATTTACCTTTCTGGGCTGGGAATTCAGGAAGTTCAGGAACAAACTGTTAATAAAACCATCAAAGAAATCTATCAGGACATATACTGAAAAGGTTCATGATATTCTCAGAAAAGGCAAAAGCTGGACTCAGGATGCAATAATTGGAAGCATCAACCCAATTACAAGAGGATGGTCCAATTATCACAATCATGCAGTTGCCAGCAGAACATTTTCCAAATTAGATTATATTACCTTCAATATGCTGTATAGCTGGGCAAAGAGAAGACACCCAAATGAACCCCGTAAAGACACAGTCAATAAGTACTGGTGTCAAAAGGGTTCAAGAAAATGGGTGTTTGCTACTAAAATCCAAGAATTGATTCCACTCTCAAAAACAAAAATCCGGCGACACTATATGGTAAAACTGGATAAAAATCCATTCTTGGATTTTGAATATTTTGAAGAAAGGAGAAAGTACAAAGCATTCTGGTAATTCAGGCTGTGACACAATGCCTGATCGTTATGAAAACAAGCTCAATATGCCTTCCAATCCAAGGCATGCTTAAATAACATGACTTTGCAACTTTAGTTCTGTCACAGCCTGAATTATTTATTATTTTAGCCTGTCACCCATGTAGGGTAGAGGTATGCTCGAGCCGGATGATGCGAAAGTATCACGTCCGGTTCCGAGAAGGGGGGGAGTGGGTAACCACTTCCTCCTATTCGACTACAGTCTGTCCTATTAACCCTAATCTTATCAGGATAAATTCTTAATTTAATAGGCCTGACCAGTTACGTTTAATTATTCACCACATAATGATGCAAGATATATAGTTTGAAGAAATTAGAATGAGACATCAAATATATTGTCCAGATATTTATGAAGCTCATCATCATCTAAAAAGACTCCCTTATTCGAAGAATAATCCCTATTTTCTATCTTAGAAAAAGAACCTCTATCCACTGCTGTTTTTTCGGGATTTTGTGAAATATTATATTGTGGAAGGATCACATAAATCTCATCATTCTCATAAACATATCCTACTTCGTCTGTAGAAAATAGCTCTTCAGAGACTTTTTCTCCATCTCTCTTTCCAATAACTTCAATTTCAATAGCATCAGGATCATAATTTAATTTAGATGCGAAATGATCAATCATTATATCGGCGAGATCGCAGAGACGGACAGATTTCATTTTCTTAATAAATATCTCTCTTCCCATTGCAATCTCAGCAGAATGAAGAATGAAATCAACAGCTTCCGGAATAGTCATCATAAATCTTGTCATATCCGGATTTGTAACTGTAACAGGGCCACCCATTTTTATCTGTTCAAGAAAAATTGGAACAACTGAACCACGTGAATTCATTACATTACCAAATCTCACACATGATAGTTTTGTCCTTTTATTGCCACGGTAATGATTTGAAGAGATTACAAGTTTTTCTGCAAGCTGCTTAGTTGTTCCCATCACATTTAAAGGATTTACAGCTTTGTCAGTACTGATTAAAATAAATTTATCAACATTATGATTAAGAGCTGCCTGAATAACATTTTGGGTTCCAATGACATTTGTTTTAATAGCCTCAAAAGGATTATATTCACATATTGGAACATGCTTCATAGCCGCTGTATGAAAAACAATATCAACATCCTCCATTGCCATATCAAGGCGATCCACATTCCCAATATCTCCATATAATGGCCTTAATATTCTCTGTGAAGGATCAACTTTGGTTGATACATTGAATAGTGCAGTTTCATCATTATCAAATACTCTTATCACTTTTGGCTCAAGTTCTGATATTTTCCTTACAATCTCACTGCCAATACTCCCGGCTCCTCCGGTTACAAGAATAGTTTTATCCTTATAAAAATTCATATTGCTTAATCATCCCCGTAAAACTCTTTTATTGAAGAAATCACACGATCAATATCATCTCTTGAAATACCTGGATAAAAAGGAAGACTGATAATATTCTCTGATATTCTATCCGTCACCGGTAATTCACATTTATATTTGAGTTTTGACTGATAAAAATGTGTCTTATGAACCGGAGTAAAATATATCTTTGACATTATGCCTTTATCTTCAAGGAATTTTATCAGGGAATCACGTTCCTTTGCAATAACAGAGAATAACTGATAGACATGATAGTAATCATCAGGTAAATCAGGAATTTCTATTCCGGAGATCTGACTTAATCTATTAAGATAATATTCAGCATCTGATCTTCTCATACTGATAATTTTTTCTGCTTTTCTGAGTTGTGATAAACCAAGCGCAGCTGTAATATTTGACATCCGGAAATTGTAACCAAGCGTTACGTAATCCATTACAGCATTGGTGGAGAAGTAATCGGCAGTCTCAAGGCGCCCGTGAGAGCGGATAAGCTTCATCTTCTCGTAAAGATCACGGGAATCTGTAACAATAGCGCCTCCTTCTCCGGTGGTCAGAACTTTATTCTGGCAAAAGCTCAGCATTGCAGAGTCACCAAATGTTCCCACTTTTTTATCACCTATCGCAGCACCGAATGCCTCTGCTGCATCCTCAATTAAGATCAGATTGTTATCATCAGCTATTTCTCTTAATTCTCGAATAAGACATGGACATCCACCATAATGAACTGGCATTATGGCTTTGGTTTTTGGACTAATCTTCTCAACTACATCTTCAGGATCAAGTCCAAATGTTTTCTCCTCAATATCTGCAAAAATTGGTTTAGCTCCGACAAACTGCGGTGAATTAGCGGTTGAGATAAAAGTAAAAGAGGGAACAATTACTTCATCATCTTTGCCAATGCCGTGTGCAATAAGGGCAGCATGTGTTGCTGAGGTTCCGGAATTAAAGGTCAGACAGTACTTTGTACCTATGTAATCTGCTATTTCTTCCTCAAATTTTGAAACATTTTCACCCACAGCCCAGTTCATCCCGGAACGAATTGCATCACTTACTGATGTAACATCATCCTCATCCCAGTACATTTTAAAAAGAGGTATTTTCCAAGTCACTCTACATCCTCTGTTAATTTTTTAATTTCTTCTTTATTTAATAGGCGCTGTATTTTTGCTGGAACACCAAATGCCACAGCATTATCAGGTACATCGGAGTTTACAAAACTATGAGCACCAATAACAGAGTTTTCACCAACTGTTATCCCTGGCATAATAGTACTATGTGTTCCAATCCGGCAGTTCTTTTTTAGATGAACTTCTCCTTGTTTATTATCAATTGTTGATAAGGAATATATAGAACAATGTGATCCTATCTGAACGAAATCCCCGATATTGATGCCATATTTTGCATTAATATAAGTAAATGCTCCAATATCAGTCCCATACCCTAAGATTAAGTTATCTACATTCTGGACAACCCAGTTATATTTTGTTGGAATTCCATCTTTTATTTCCGGATGATTCCAGTTTTTAAATCTCATATAATATCCATAAGTATATTTTGAATACTGGTCATTATTCTTTTTTAGTTTAAGGATAGGTAATATTTTTCGAGAACAAATTTGGTTCAATGTTGAGTTCTTTAAGTACATTAGAAATAATGATACTTGTATTACCTTCACCATAGGGATTTAAACAATTATTAACTTTATTCATAAATTCCTCATCATAAAGACATTTTTCGATGGACTTAAGTATGTCTTCTTTAGAGTAATTTACATTTATTACATTTTCAGATGATTCTCGACCTTCCTGTCGATGACCAATATTTATTACGGGTATTTTAAAAGCTGAAGATTCTATAATACCACTACTTGAATTGCCGATCATTATATCTGCAATTTTCATGACATTGAGATAATCTTTATGGGGAAGGTTTTTAAAAATTTTAATCTTTTCTGGATATTTATAACTATACCCTTCAATGGCATTAATTATTTGTTTACTGCCCGGATCAACATTAGGATATATCAATACAATCTGAAAATTAAAATCTATTATTGAATCAAGTACAATATCTATTTCTTTAGCAGCAGATTCTGGCGATGTACTTATTGGATGAAGAACAAATAACATAATTCCTAAGTTATTATCAAGATCTAATTTTTCACATAAATCATCTTTACTCAGGAAATCTGTTGATTTAATTGTTTCAATAGATGGGGAACCTACCACAAATACATTTTCAGGTATTTCTCCTAATTTAATTATTCTTTCAGCGCTTTTTTCTGTTGCTGCAAAATGAATATGGCTGATTTTTGTAATAGCATGCCTTGTGTATTCATCAAATCCACCACGTAGTTTATCTCCACCATGTATATGGGCAAGAACTTTTCCGCTATATGATGCTGCAACTGCTGCAGCAAATATTTCATAACGATCGCCAAGAACCAGTACAATATCAGGTTTTAATATTTCAAAAACCTGAGAAAATCCAATAATTCCATGCCCAATGGAATGAGGCAAAACCTCTTTATTATCTCCTGCAATTACTACTGGAACTTTTGCATTAATTGTAAATCCATCTTGATAAATCAAATCTATTGTATTTCCATACTCGGGCAAAAGATGAGTTCCTGTGACGACCAACTGAAGAGATAAGTCTGTGTCCTGTTTAATTCTCTTAATTATAGGCTTTAGAAGTCCATATTCAGCCCTTGTACCTGTTACCACGCATATTTTTCTCTTAGCCATAATTCCCATCTAAATATTTTAAAAATCTTAATAATAATACAACACGATCGTAATTAAAATAATTTGACTACTAATCAAATTAAAAAAAATGGATTCTGATTAATCATATTATATTCGCCACACAGTTATATTAACCAATAGGGTTTTTTAATTTCCATTCTCCATCTGTTTTTTCAAAGATTTCTTTATTATATAGTGAATCCACAATATCCCAAAATTCTTTATGTGAATATCCTGTGAAATCCAAGAAATCCTGAAGTGCAAGACTATCCAGATTATGGTCATGTATTTTAACCAATTCTATAGCTTCTTCTCTACTAATAAAACCATATCTAATAAATCTGGAAGCATAATCTGTAGCAGTTGCATGACCAAATTTTGGGTATTTTAACCAAGGGTGTATCATATATGCTCTACTATCAACCTGATCAAAATTTTCTATGTGGTGTTCACGAATCCACTCATGAGTTAAATCCTTAAATCCTCTTTTTTTTGCAAAAAGATAATTGTTGTAACTATTCCAGTCAACAAAATAACTTAAATATATAGAATCCAAGTTTAATGCATCAATTTCCTTTTTTCCCGGAAAAACGCAAAGACTAAGATCTTTCATAGATATATTATCATCTATCAGCTCATCCCAGGATATTTCGGATGCAACACCATTATATATCTGCTCATTAGCAGAGTAGGATTCTTCTTTTTGATATCCACCATATTCATAGCTTATATTCTCACCATAGACAACCAGTGGAATGTTAAACTTAATTGCCATGTGTATTGGATATGTGTAAATTAGTCTGTCAATATACCATGTTGGTTTACCATATTTTTCAAAAGTTTTTCTCATCAATAATTTCTGAACTTTTATATTTGGCTTCAGGCTAATAATGTCACAGCCAAATTCTTCTGAAATATTTCTAATGTTATGTTTTCCCGCTTCTGTCATTGGGAAATTATCCTCTACAGTTACCAGTAGAGGATTCATGCCCATCAGTTCCTTCATGACATAGACCTGATAGTGACTGTCCTTACCACCACTTACAGCAATTATGCAATCATAACTGTCCCCATACTTACCCCTGTATTTGTCACATAAAGTTTTTAATTCTTTAAATCTGGAATTCCAATCAATTTCACTTTTTTTTTCATGATTTCTACATGCAAAACATACTCCTTCATCATCAAAACCAAGACCTGGTCTGGTGTCAGGCATAACACATTTTTTACAGTACTTCATAGCAAATAACTTCCTCCCTATGATATATAATATTTTGCACACTTGGGGTTGTAAATTTGTTTAATTAGCTATCTATTTGAAACCAATTAATCTGTTCATCTCTTCTTAATGATTTATTCATTTTCTTACCAATTATTAAATTAAAATACTTAGGAGGAATTCCGGTTCCAGGTCTTTTTGCTGTAACATCATCTTTCATTAATACAGAACCTTCATTAATATTCCTTCT
This window harbors:
- the ltrA gene encoding group II intron reverse transcriptase/maturase, giving the protein MKEGKLMKVCHSTTHNCEKHTDRDLARQWNSIDWDKTRDTVNRLQIRIAKATKEENWNLVKRLSYLLTHSRSAKLLAVRIVTQNKGKRTPGIDGEIWNSASAKMQAVLSLTDKNYCAKPLRRIYIPKPGKKTKRPISIPSMYDRAMQALYGLALQPIAETTADPRSFGFRLFRSAQDASEYAFTCLGRKTSSIWILEGDIRGCFDNINHVWLKEHIPMDQSILTQFLKSGFVFDNVLFPTDKGTPQGGLVSPILANMTLDGIEHILDEQFQNMKVHFIRYADDFLVTAPTEEIAKEAKEIIKEFLAIRGLELSEEKTLITHINNGFDFLGYNFRKYKGKLLIKPSEKSIKSITDKIRTKVKKARAWSQEELIKVLNPTIRGWVNYHRHNAAKETFQKLDHYLWTVTWKWGKRRHTNKGRKWVASKYWHVEGKRKWVFKTEENTLIQFSEAPIRRHSCPKLNANPYLDRKYFLERKERMRRQTPWIQTKLSYFALPPANG
- a CDS encoding IS701 family transposase, which translates into the protein MNGLIILPRGSNMSKMSENLLECGTARDLSHFISKSPWSAERVMRLNRINAVKLLGPGGSLIIDESGQQKYGKHAVATSKQYLGTVGRTCNAQVEVFGSYCVGQNSAIIDFQVFFTESWVNNTERSLNSGTPLELLEHRTKPDLALDIVDRAISDKIPFTYVQADALYGNDSKFLGGLEERGLTFICDIASDTQVYITKPELELPKRKGNVGRFPSKLKVKNTSQTKVKWLSEIQKNWKTVDIRLTDRGIKNVECAELIVWRRHNDLPVEKPVKLIMIRDLKEDFLRFAVSNSLEFDLEYLVKAQAKRYWIERNFEDVKGLCDLDSFRGRSWTSLNHHIALCVTAHLFLLHLKEYFRKKSKILSLNQIVAIVRLHKPLKVFTTQELADLINRTNLIRAKMRDRRIMKFIRKRYEKENHWSTNILEFRTKG
- the ltrA gene encoding group II intron reverse transcriptase/maturase, which encodes MRTFAVLPTQVTDSELDKLWQSIDWAQVEKTVSNLQTRIARAALNNRWHEVNKLIRLITRSYHAKLLAVRQVTTSKGKKTPGVDGIVWISNADKMREVPSLNARRYRTLPLRRINIPKKNGKLRPLSIPTFRDRAMQALFAFALAPVEYATGDRSSFGFRKYRSTKDACQQAFNCLGNKNSAQWVLEADIKSCFDMISHDWLLTHIPMKTSILKQFLKAGFMEGDRLFPTIAGTPQGGVISPILANMVLNGFENLLGKRFCSNKKGTISKNYNKHKVNFIRYADDVVITADSEETAEEIKEILSGFLSERGLQLSEEKTRITHISEGFTFLGWEFRKFRNKLLIKPSKKSIRTYTEKVHDILRKGKSWTQDAIIGSINPITRGWSNYHNHAVASRTFSKLDYITFNMLYSWAKRRHPNEPRKDTVNKYWCQKGSRKWVFATKIQELIPLSKTKIRRHYMVKLDKNPFLDFEYFEERRKYKAFW
- a CDS encoding UDP-N-acetylglucosamine 4,6-dehydratase family protein; the encoded protein is MNFYKDKTILVTGGAGSIGSEIVRKISELEPKVIRVFDNDETALFNVSTKVDPSQRILRPLYGDIGNVDRLDMAMEDVDIVFHTAAMKHVPICEYNPFEAIKTNVIGTQNVIQAALNHNVDKFILISTDKAVNPLNVMGTTKQLAEKLVISSNHYRGNKRTKLSCVRFGNVMNSRGSVVPIFLEQIKMGGPVTVTNPDMTRFMMTIPEAVDFILHSAEIAMGREIFIKKMKSVRLCDLADIMIDHFASKLNYDPDAIEIEVIGKRDGEKVSEELFSTDEVGYVYENDEIYVILPQYNISQNPEKTAVDRGSFSKIENRDYSSNKGVFLDDDELHKYLDNIFDVSF
- a CDS encoding DegT/DnrJ/EryC1/StrS family aminotransferase; protein product: MTWKIPLFKMYWDEDDVTSVSDAIRSGMNWAVGENVSKFEEEIADYIGTKYCLTFNSGTSATHAALIAHGIGKDDEVIVPSFTFISTANSPQFVGAKPIFADIEEKTFGLDPEDVVEKISPKTKAIMPVHYGGCPCLIRELREIADDNNLILIEDAAEAFGAAIGDKKVGTFGDSAMLSFCQNKVLTTGEGGAIVTDSRDLYEKMKLIRSHGRLETADYFSTNAVMDYVTLGYNFRMSNITAALGLSQLRKAEKIISMRRSDAEYYLNRLSQISGIEIPDLPDDYYHVYQLFSVIAKERDSLIKFLEDKGIMSKIYFTPVHKTHFYQSKLKYKCELPVTDRISENIISLPFYPGISRDDIDRVISSIKEFYGDD
- a CDS encoding acyltransferase, yielding MRFKNWNHPEIKDGIPTKYNWVVQNVDNLILGYGTDIGAFTYINAKYGINIGDFVQIGSHCSIYSLSTIDNKQGEVHLKKNCRIGTHSTIMPGITVGENSVIGAHSFVNSDVPDNAVAFGVPAKIQRLLNKEEIKKLTEDVE
- the neuC gene encoding UDP-N-acetylglucosamine 2-epimerase, whose amino-acid sequence is MAKRKICVVTGTRAEYGLLKPIIKRIKQDTDLSLQLVVTGTHLLPEYGNTIDLIYQDGFTINAKVPVVIAGDNKEVLPHSIGHGIIGFSQVFEILKPDIVLVLGDRYEIFAAAVAASYSGKVLAHIHGGDKLRGGFDEYTRHAITKISHIHFAATEKSAERIIKLGEIPENVFVVGSPSIETIKSTDFLSKDDLCEKLDLDNNLGIMLFVLHPISTSPESAAKEIDIVLDSIIDFNFQIVLIYPNVDPGSKQIINAIEGYSYKYPEKIKIFKNLPHKDYLNVMKIADIMIGNSSSGIIESSAFKIPVINIGHRQEGRESSENVINVNYSKEDILKSIEKCLYDEEFMNKVNNCLNPYGEGNTSIIISNVLKELNIEPNLFSKNITYP
- a CDS encoding N-acetyl sugar amidotransferase; this encodes MKYCKKCVMPDTRPGLGFDDEGVCFACRNHEKKSEIDWNSRFKELKTLCDKYRGKYGDSYDCIIAVSGGKDSHYQVYVMKELMGMNPLLVTVEDNFPMTEAGKHNIRNISEEFGCDIISLKPNIKVQKLLMRKTFEKYGKPTWYIDRLIYTYPIHMAIKFNIPLVVYGENISYEYGGYQKEESYSANEQIYNGVASEISWDELIDDNISMKDLSLCVFPGKKEIDALNLDSIYLSYFVDWNSYNNYLFAKKRGFKDLTHEWIREHHIENFDQVDSRAYMIHPWLKYPKFGHATATDYASRFIRYGFISREEAIELVKIHDHNLDSLALQDFLDFTGYSHKEFWDIVDSLYNKEIFEKTDGEWKLKNPIG